TATAGCAGCCCTCCACAAATAAGCATTAATTCTGTTCTGTTTTCGTCTCGtatctttgtgtatttttttaacatactttatttttgtacataactttttgttgtgttttttgttttttcaaagaaaGGGAACAGTGTTGTATGAAAGGCTGCGCGAAGATTCTCTGTCATGAGTCGGCTGAAATAAAGTCTGGAacaagattgtgtgtgtgttttttttacagaggagaaaacaagtgTTAATACTGACACCCTTATAGGACGCTGCTAAAATCCTAAAGATATGAGACCTACGAAATAAATGTTAACAACAGGGATGTCTATGCTGCCACATTGTAAACATTTAATGCTCTAAATCAAATTAACAGTTGgataatttaaatgttttcgaGCAAACAATATCGGTAACATTGTAGTGAAATCTCAAACAATGTAACtgcaaagatttaaaaaatttaTGAAATTAGTAAAGTCAGGATTAGGAATTAGCATTTTATTACAGCTAATGTAGATATTCTGGCTgttatacagaaaaaaacaacatctatAAGTTCACTGATTAATAGAAGGGTTGTCTTAACGGATTCCAAATAATATCCAATCAAATAAATTATCGAACCTTTCTCGATTCAGCTGTAGATCAAATATATGAATTCACTTTAATTGTACAGTGGGCGGTGACCTGAACACGACTGGCTGGAGCTGATTGGCCAGGACATCAGGAAGTGCGGTGCTCTTCCTGTGTTATTATCCGTGCTTATTATCACTGCACAACAACTTGGCCATTTAACGTGAGCGTCAATGTCCAGAGGAAGCTTTGGCTGATTCGTGTCAGTTGAAACACGGtaaggtttttgttttcctccaagCAGACAAACTACGAATGACACTGACAGACGCTCCGCTGCAGGGAAAGTGCAGTAAACGAGCCCCAGTGCTAGCGCTGCTGCTAGAGGCTAGTGTGGCGTTTGTACAGTTTAGCTACGATGCTAACGTTGGATGAAATAACGAATTGAAGTGTTTGTCCCGCTGCTCCACACTCGGCTCAGCTGCATTTGCCTCCTAACGTGTCCCCTGATTGATTTTGCACCACAGCAAACTAACGAGGCGGAATCCTGATGGTGACGACACGAGAAGATGAAATCCACCAAGAAGAAGTGTCGGCTGAACAAAgcaaaggaagaggagacgccACACTATGAGGTCATTGTGAAATCTGAGAACGAGCCGGGGCTGGACAGCGAGGCGGAGGCAGGTGATGTTTACACCAACGGAGATGGTCTCAGCATCCGAATCAAGGAGGAGCCCCACGCGCAGGAGATCTGcgaggagacaggaggagacaccTCGAGCTGTTCAGGCGTCCGACCGGACTCCGTGACGTCCTGGTCAGATGTTCAACATCCGCAGGGACACGTGAAGGACGAGTGCCACTCTCCTGACCATCAGCCCGAGTGTGAACTCACCGGAGCTGCCGtcaaggaggaggcagagtcgtggattaaagaggagagagacagtgaggaggaggaggaggaggaggaggaggcaggagacaTCCAGGAGGAttctgaggagggagaggaggtctCCACAGGTGGGAGTCAGTTtatcacaagcacacacaaccTGGGGATGCCTAGGTggtttcatgttcatgtttttggttgcaggaatgaatgaataacaTTAGTTATAAACTCCATGGTTGCATCTCTAATTACATTATAATCAGAAACTTTGACATAATCTTTTACTTTAACAGAGGCATGTCTGAACAATTAGCTGTTTTGCATAAATGCATCTCAGTTTCAGATGATATGATAAGAATAGTTCAGACATTAAAGCCTAAAGTGCGTCTCTAGAATCCACATACCCTGACTCAGCTTCCTCAATGAGGTGTTACCAGTATATAGTCAGTAGACCATTAAAGAAACCTCATGGACTGtagaacgctgcagccaatgactctggatcaggaggaaagacccCAACTGGGCCCCGTGGAGTTagggacacacacccaggtctgatcagccttTGGTGGTTCTGCCTTGGTGGTTGGCAACTTATCATAAAACCTGTGTGcaagacatttaaatgtataacaTACAAAGGATATTCACCATTAATGTTCATAAAAAGACAATAATCAACCTCAGAACAGGGAagtgtataataatatattcttcctttctttaatcagtgtgtttctctcctACTTAGAGTCATCGTCTGAGTTCTTTCCCTGTCCTCACTGCACCATCTCCTTTACTGACTTGGACTTCCTGGAGAAGCACGTCAAGTGGGTCCATCAGAAAGAGTATCTcgacaaactgaaaaaatgcCTCTCGAGCCGCACAATGAACCTCATTCCCAAACACAGTTGCactgtctgcagcagcacctTTAACTCCAAGGTCAAACTTAGAGTGCATGTAAGTGAAGTCCATCCTTCTGCCCCTCCGCGCAGGCTCCATCCGTGCCCAACCTGTGCACGCAGCTTCCAGTACCTGAAGAACCTGAAGAATCACTGTCAGCGCTGGCACAGCATGTCTGTGGTGACCCGAGGGGGGCATCTGAGCTGCGCTGACTGTGGGAAGAGTTTCAAAGCTACCTGGGGTCAAGGGCCTCACTTGTGTCATGAACCAGTTAACACAGAACCTGAGGATAAGCCAATCTGTCTGGACATTGGTGTGCAGTGTCCCAAATGTGGCAAGAAGGTGCGCACACCTCAAAGTCTGGAGGatcacatgcgcacacacacaggcgacCGGCCATTTGTCTGTAAAGATTGTGGCAGGAGGTTTGTGGAGCACAGCGGTTGGCGGCAACACATGAAAATACACACCGGGGAGAAGGCGTTCAAATGTCAGGTGTGTGGGAAAACCTTTTTAAGATCGCACCACCTCAAGTCCCACTTAACGACACACTCGGGCAAGAAGGAATATTCTTGCTCTGAATGTGGGAAGGAGTTTGGATTCAAGTCAAGTCTTGTTCTCCACCTCAGGACACATTCCACTGAGAGACCCTTCCACTGCAATGTGTGCGGGAAGAACTTTAACACCCCGAGAAATCTGAGGGTTCACACCAAACTCCACACCAATGAGAAAGCTCACCAGTGCGGGGACTGTGGGCTGAAGACCGTAGATCTCGGGACTTTGAAAATACACCTGCGGACACACACTGGAGAAAGGCCGTACCACTGCACAGTCTGCGGAAATAGGTTTATTCGCCTTGCACATTTGCGAAATCACCAACGCACCCACACTGGTGAAAGACCCTACAAATGCACGGAATGCGACAAGAGTTTCACTCAGTCCGGCGACCTGGTGAAGCACAAACGCATACACTCTGGGGAAAAGCCCTTTGAATGTCCAGAATGCCACCGCCGATACACTACCTCTGGCGATCTGGGCAAGCACAGGAGGAGTCACACTAACCTGCGTCCCTACACGTGTCAAGAATGCGGAAAAAGCTTTCGTCTGTCAGGCCATTTGAAAACTCACATGTTAACGCACACGGGGGAGAAACCGTATTCCTGCCCCAACTGTCTCCGCAGGTTTGCTCGCTCTCACCATCTTTCTGGACATGTGGCTAAATGTCGCTGATCGTGTTAGAAAAGACTGTAAATACACTAGTTCTGATTTAATCTTGTAATAACGGGAGCTGCAGAGATTCTACTACTACTTTATGTTAATGAATGTGTTAAAGTGAAAACTTATATTTGtagattattatttatataatgtttgtGTAACCTTCGACTTAGATGACTGTTGTAACTTATTAAGACACATGACTCATGTCTGTTATTGCATGGAACTTTTTATAGTACTATTCAAGCTCttctatgatttatttttcctacAGTAGCTTTAGACTGGTTGTGCAAGACACTAATATAATGGAGGCTTGAAGACGTCGGATGAGGCAGAGCTCAGTGGGACATGCATCTAATGGGTTGTTTGCACCACTGGTGAATGCTGTACTatctgtaaaaaataataaattatttgatGAAAGCATGAACACTGTGTGTAATGAACCGTGTGTTAAGTCACGAGGAGCGGTCAAATTATTTGAAGCATTTGTGCACATGTTAAATATCTACAATAAGGATGAACATaaactttggttttaaaaaaaaagacatttggaGATTTTACTTGTTGATCTTCATGAATCAAATGTCgaatattatttttgaaataattgGAGAATAATAactgaaatgattaattaattatcatTAAGTTGAGAACTCATTTTCTGTGATCAACTAATCGATTACAAGACTTTTTCAAAAGACCCCCTGGATGAAACAAAACTAGAGCAGCTCTCAGTTAAAACACATAATTGTCTTGTTCTTATTATAGTAGAAGTATAAAAGAAAACTAAGTGGTCTCATAACCTAAATGATTTATGAGTCATAAGAGTAGTTAAGGATAATGGGGGAATTATACTGGGTCCATCCcttaatctgcaccaaaattgaatgggttcttcccaggCCCCATTCCTCCACCAGGTTTGGTAGAAATCAATTCAGTCGTtattgcataatcctgctaataaacaaacaagctaGAATGGCACACAGTACCTGCACCAATTTTgacacactcattgatatcagtttcctaaatctggcatttttctttcatcaagatccacaaactATTCCTGAGAAgctggtgaaaatgtcaaaagaagcCTTATCTCACGATGTTAGAATGTCTAGTATTAGGAGTATTGCCAAAATTAGATAATTCCTCACATTCATTGATGCACAAACtgttattcatgtttttgtctccagCCATCTAGATGACTGTTACTCATTATTTGCAGGACTGCCCAGGAAATCGATGAACCGTCTCCAACTtgttcaaaatacaaaaactccAAAGTATGAACACATCACCCCCATTCTCGTATCATTGCACTGGCTACCTGTCACGCTCAGAATTGATTTCAAAATTGTATTGCtagtttttaaatctcttaGTGGCATTGCCCCCCTCTTATATCACTCATCTTCTAATCCCGCACATACCGGCTCGTAATCTCAGATCTGCAGATCAGCTGTTGGTTCCCAGGGCGAGGCGTGAAACTGAGGGCGTTAGAGCTTTTGTGCAGGGAGGGCTCCACGACTGTGGAATAACCTTCCACTGGGAATCAGACAAGCTACCTCCTTGTTTTAAATCTCGTTTAAAGACTCATTCTTATAATATGGCTTTCACCTGGATGTGCGTTTGTAATTTTTCTGTTCATATGTTTGTGAAGCACTTCgtaaagttgttttgaaaagtgctacataaataaagttttattattattattattattattaataagaaAAGCTCCTTCATCTGTACAATGTTTCTTTGCCCCAATGCCTGTTCCCTCTACCCAGTTTCCTGGACATCTCTAACATcgattttgtgtaatcttgtaaactaactaactaactaactaacataaccttcttggcggGTTCGTGCTCTGGGCCCATTCAAACTATTTCCTGGGTCACAAGGTCACAACCTCCTGGGTACGAATCAAAACAAAGATGGCCGCCCACCGGCAGTACACTGGAGTGAACAGCCGAGAATCAGGattcattcttcttctcctgccgTGGACATTATACTTCAGCCATTAAAGTGCTGAGACGCGTCTGTGTGGGATCTGCAAACACGGTGAGAGCAGTGGGAAGAGATGAACAACCTCAAACACCGTCAGGAACCATCTGATGGAGACTGCAGGAAAACATGCTAATGATGCTAACACCTGTGGCTGCGGTCAATTACAGTGACTGCGCCGACAAGCTagcaacaaacaaactgggTTTGCTGCTTCATGTAGCTGTTAGCATTTTGAGAAGATTAGCAAAGATGGCGCCTCTTAGGGACAAGTTTTAAGTTCAACTAAAAGGTGTCGTTATCCGAAGTTAGCGTAAAAACTCCTCAATcgaataataaaataaatacgtGGTTTTTCAATAGACCTTTCCGTTGCTGAAGCGTTGCTTCTGCAGGTCTGTAAAACTcttaatttaacattaaattctgtttctaaaaacattaaaagagaataaaaagtcTTGAGTTTAATTTGCAAAAGTcttgaatcatttattttaccaGCTCTAGGTGGTGATGTTAGTTTGAAAAAGACTTGAATGTGGCTTGTCAGGAAGATTACGTGCTACAGGAGCACTGGACCTCATCATCTTATAATGGGAAAGTGTTTACTTGCAAAGTAAGTGAATTAAATAAATCCTCTAATTTAATGATTAATCCCTCCATCCATTTATTGCAGTTTGTCTTGGTCCAGGTCATAATGGTTGAATTCAAAAAACCATTAGAAATAAGAATATTATGCTGCTGGGAAGTACTGAATACATGTAGTTATagtaataaattattttaaagaatatcAGCCCAACTAGATTTCCATCACACTCTGTTTGCCAGTATGATTGTGAAACAGGTATTTAATTAATTCTCTGTTGCATTAAATAATCCTCAATGAATGTTGAAGAGGCCTGAAAGTGAAGCTGTGTATATATCAGGTACATTCACTCTCACAATATTCTGTCTTGTCAATCAGTCTGCTCTTACAAATTAATGTAAAACAATAGTGAAATATCTATACATTCATATGATTCACCAGCTGTATTGACGGACAAGTCTTAGATTTCTCTTTGTATGTCCTAGGCTGTGAATTGGCCTCTTCAGTTTGTCACATAATCAATACtcttatttctgtatttaaaatgaattgaggggatgtgacacatttcaattacacaaaaaaatgcaCTTGGTTCACACTTGCATTAGAGTGGCCCTCGTAACTGCATGCATGATGTAACACATTCTTTTGTAAAAGCATTAAAGGGATATCAGTGATAGTAACGGATCACAACGTTATGTATCCCTTGTTAAAGCAGACTTACAGCAGGATAAAGATCGAATCTGATAGTCAGAGACCACGAGTGACATCGTGGTCATTTCTCCAACATACACTGAGGATGATATGGCAGTGAAATCACAGCAGTTCTGTTTATGAGACTGCATGATTTTTATTCCCAAacatttggtttgaattagtttaaATCGCTGGTAAGGTAATAACAAAGCAACACGTCTCGGTAATATGAAGTCAGGCTCACTCTCCAACTGGTATTCTAATCAAATGTTGTAAAATGGAgtgaaaatatgacaaaaaatcACAAACTGTGTTGTTTGCTGGCATAGTAGCAAGTTTTTTCATGAGCTTGCACTGATTTCTGTCTTCCCCCCTCTAGATGATTTCCTCTGCACTGATGAAGAAGGCAGGAGTTATGACCCAGCATCCTGAAATAACTGCACACACCAAGGAGAAGATGGTGGATAAGATGAACGTcatgagaaaaagaggagacatacatgtagaagatgcagacaaagatgtcaacttggaaggAAAgcgagattcgagagcttttggggATACGGGCCGATGTCGGTGTTGATgtcctgtaaacaaaaacacgctCTTtacgcagcagaatttatacatcatgtccctCCTCCTGCGTGCTCTACTCAGGCCACACCCCTCgcctgaaatgttcctgttgttgtgaacgcgtccgACCcgaagaatctcctgctgcattcttcaaatgtcaaaggcaaattctggaaaatgtctggacccaattttctgtacattttcccaagttcatgcctgaaaacagCTCTAGCCAGCCAACAACCAAACTGTAGAATTACACCAAAAGGGAAACTGGGTGATGCAAAAACAATACCTCACAGTTGGTGATACAAAACCTTATTAACACCATGATCAGGTCTGCAAAGAGAAGACGAGGACACATTAACAAGCTGGAATGATGCTGACTATTAACAAGTCAAAATGGAGCAGAAGACCCTCAGATGCACAAAATCTGCCGTGTAACAAAGTTTGGGAATTGCTAATTTTGAAGGCCTGGAGGCATTTGTCAAAGACTGAGCCCCGCTTAACTGGACACTATGAGGCAACACCACAAGCTGAGGCAGTCGAATGCGACACAAGTAAGCCCCCTCACATCTAATCTTTCACTAATCCTCCTCCGTGCAACTAGATGCTTCATTGAAGAGTTTTTTAAGCTTGTTTTTACTCATTAGAATATTAATTTCTTGCTCAGACCAGTACAGATTTATTTAAGGATTCATTTTAGGTAACAATTTCCATTTAATGTGGaacttaaaaatattttaatgctGGAAgctaaattaagaaaatgt
Above is a genomic segment from Hippoglossus stenolepis isolate QCI-W04-F060 chromosome 8, HSTE1.2, whole genome shotgun sequence containing:
- the LOC118114379 gene encoding zinc finger protein ZFP2, translated to MKSTKKKCRLNKAKEEETPHYEVIVKSENEPGLDSEAEAGDVYTNGDGLSIRIKEEPHAQEICEETGGDTSSCSGVRPDSVTSWSDVQHPQGHVKDECHSPDHQPECELTGAAVKEEAESWIKEERDSEEEEEEEEEAGDIQEDSEEGEEVSTESSSEFFPCPHCTISFTDLDFLEKHVKWVHQKEYLDKLKKCLSSRTMNLIPKHSCTVCSSTFNSKVKLRVHVSEVHPSAPPRRLHPCPTCARSFQYLKNLKNHCQRWHSMSVVTRGGHLSCADCGKSFKATWGQGPHLCHEPVNTEPEDKPICLDIGVQCPKCGKKVRTPQSLEDHMRTHTGDRPFVCKDCGRRFVEHSGWRQHMKIHTGEKAFKCQVCGKTFLRSHHLKSHLTTHSGKKEYSCSECGKEFGFKSSLVLHLRTHSTERPFHCNVCGKNFNTPRNLRVHTKLHTNEKAHQCGDCGLKTVDLGTLKIHLRTHTGERPYHCTVCGNRFIRLAHLRNHQRTHTGERPYKCTECDKSFTQSGDLVKHKRIHSGEKPFECPECHRRYTTSGDLGKHRRSHTNLRPYTCQECGKSFRLSGHLKTHMLTHTGEKPYSCPNCLRRFARSHHLSGHVAKCR